One window of Candidatus Nitrospira kreftii genomic DNA carries:
- a CDS encoding hypothetical protein (conserved protein of unknown function), giving the protein MTKTEREQIIFRLFAEAARLLVVSGSIRSQSPPAPDIFCEIQNRGKVAFELVEIVTPAFVKGMEDGQKLRKAFETDCKRYPEIADKFSDAHIYVGFFEDVLFPQRHQSVPIVVDELHKQSRTSVEYIPVPPTLRKVVREISVTRGVRDGPAFDVMEMTEHTEEIFGQIEKKCKKNYSKNHPIELLAYYISQPSSDSFDWQSEFHSYVLEALPRCPFERVWVFDNWSTEKIKYVYPSLNEGIEK; this is encoded by the coding sequence GCTCAATCAGGAGTCAATCGCCGCCCGCCCCAGATATTTTTTGCGAGATTCAGAATAGAGGAAAAGTTGCCTTTGAACTGGTGGAAATCGTGACGCCAGCGTTTGTAAAGGGAATGGAGGATGGCCAGAAACTGAGAAAAGCCTTCGAGACAGATTGTAAAAGATATCCTGAGATAGCAGACAAGTTTAGTGACGCCCACATTTACGTCGGTTTTTTCGAAGATGTCCTATTTCCACAGCGTCACCAGTCGGTCCCTATAGTAGTTGATGAGTTACATAAGCAAAGCCGGACCTCGGTGGAGTATATCCCGGTGCCGCCTACCTTACGGAAAGTCGTACGCGAAATTTCAGTGACTCGTGGAGTCCGTGATGGCCCAGCATTTGATGTCATGGAAATGACTGAACACACTGAGGAGATATTCGGACAGATTGAGAAGAAATGTAAAAAGAATTACTCCAAAAATCACCCAATCGAACTCTTGGCCTATTACATAAGCCAGCCTTCTTCCGATAGCTTCGATTGGCAGTCTGAGTTTCACAGCTATGTTCTCGAAGCCTTACCCAGGTGTCCGTTCGAACGAGTGTGGGTCTTCGATAATTGGAGCACAGAGAAGATCAAGTATGTTTACCCCTCTCTAAATGAAGGGATTGAGAAATAG
- a CDS encoding hypothetical protein (conserved protein of unknown function) translates to MNYDTIRQCVQGCRFTDHARREMETEPLGRISVDEILGVLDSGGIIEEYPDDGPYPSCLIFGRTQEGRPLHVVCAPVVDEGRLIIITVYQPDPARWEADWRRRKVR, encoded by the coding sequence ATGAACTATGATACGATTCGTCAGTGCGTCCAGGGTTGTCGCTTTACAGATCACGCCCGCCGGGAGATGGAAACGGAGCCGTTGGGCCGCATCTCCGTTGACGAAATTCTGGGGGTGCTTGACTCTGGTGGAATCATCGAGGAGTATCCTGATGACGGGCCGTATCCGAGTTGCCTCATTTTTGGACGCACCCAGGAAGGCAGACCTTTGCACGTCGTGTGCGCGCCAGTCGTGGACGAAGGCCGACTGATCATCATCACGGTCTATCAGCCAGATCCCGCACGATGGGAAGCTGATTGGCGACGGAGGAAAGTGCGATGA
- a CDS encoding hypothetical protein (conserved protein of unknown function) yields MRQTIKARYHDGVLLPLEPLALADEAEVQVTVDTTASVSADEILRQAAQVYQGLTVDQIAEVETIALDRRQFFREPAA; encoded by the coding sequence ATGCGCCAGACTATCAAAGCCCGGTACCACGATGGCGTGCTACTACCGTTGGAACCACTCGCCCTCGCCGACGAGGCGGAGGTTCAAGTGACTGTGGACACTACGGCGTCGGTGAGCGCAGACGAGATTCTGCGGCAAGCGGCACAGGTTTATCAGGGCCTGACGGTCGACCAGATCGCAGAAGTGGAAACCATTGCTTTGGATCGCCGACAGTTCTTCCGTGAGCCCGCAGCCTGA
- a CDS encoding hypothetical protein (conserved protein of unknown function), with amino-acid sequence MDEPAVFRRTGPLGHPAAGGALTRPGLELCIGSNIFRSTNGVVKIHEKEQVVIETNREHAPFLITLDLYDAHGTRIAHLRRNVLTLNERERFAVEVHLGQSLSSVDGPSVRLMDLQSGGIVLSAAMTSEHKVALLFGRFYSHRGVEVEITPHYCRIGSGRTLFGDIVESRGGPATLG; translated from the coding sequence ATGGATGAACCGGCAGTGTTTCGCAGGACCGGTCCATTAGGTCACCCTGCAGCGGGTGGAGCCCTCACCAGGCCAGGACTCGAACTGTGTATTGGATCCAATATCTTCCGAAGCACCAACGGCGTCGTCAAGATTCATGAAAAAGAGCAAGTCGTCATCGAGACAAACCGTGAGCACGCGCCCTTTCTCATCACTCTCGATCTATACGACGCACACGGTACCCGCATCGCCCATCTCCGCCGTAATGTTCTCACGCTGAACGAGCGAGAGCGATTTGCCGTCGAGGTTCACCTTGGGCAGAGCCTTTCGTCGGTTGATGGTCCATCGGTTCGCTTGATGGATCTACAGTCCGGTGGGATCGTTCTCAGCGCAGCGATGACATCGGAGCACAAAGTCGCTCTCTTGTTCGGGAGGTTTTACTCGCATCGGGGAGTGGAGGTGGAAATCACCCCCCACTACTGTCGGATTGGCTCCGGTAGAACGCTATTTGGCGACATCGTCGAGAGTCGTGGTGGACCAGCCACTCTAGGGTGA
- a CDS encoding hypothetical protein (conserved protein of unknown function), whose translation MRQEGWPAAPREAQPPLNGWRSDASTRRGFGGVERRPRFSTRSMMTDSSAPMDIDSELLSSSLDGWVVPPHTAARRSRSRGRDRKGAVMTRPLVELVEQFCQYQLKQRGKTEGGVQTYRWNLEQFLLFGRARFGRVARLSDLIKAVIQDWMDEMAARDLTLGTIRSRQSTLSSFCAWLVKREVLPANPISGMDRPPHRIEPPKQVPTPALMDALIEAARKRQRPRDVAIFLILRFSGMRRESVATLQARHLDGLWGLRRVRVKGGKTRDIPLPEPVMRYLHAYVAQVLTPSVTTLTPETPLFWSVWGRRSIGKHRAPMTGKNIWRLCKLYGRMIGYPMLKPHDLRHGVAMEVLERRHDLEQVRALLGHARIDTTQIYTMIRPAQLKQAVSFYEEPARQMLESVRSEEESMFEEHSHVPRTRSLKLQ comes from the coding sequence ATGCGGCAGGAGGGTTGGCCTGCTGCTCCTCGCGAAGCTCAGCCGCCACTGAATGGCTGGCGTTCTGACGCGAGCACAAGAAGGGGGTTCGGGGGTGTCGAACGACGCCCCCGATTTTCGACACGCAGCATGATGACAGACTCAAGTGCGCCCATGGACATAGACTCAGAACTGCTTTCCTCTTCGCTTGACGGGTGGGTCGTCCCTCCGCATACTGCCGCTCGGCGAAGTCGTAGTCGTGGCAGGGACCGGAAAGGGGCTGTCATGACCCGACCGTTAGTGGAATTGGTGGAGCAGTTTTGTCAGTACCAACTCAAACAGCGAGGGAAGACGGAAGGAGGGGTGCAAACCTATCGCTGGAACCTGGAACAGTTTCTTCTCTTCGGACGCGCGCGCTTCGGACGAGTCGCCAGACTCTCGGACTTGATCAAGGCCGTGATTCAGGACTGGATGGATGAGATGGCTGCACGGGATCTCACACTCGGCACAATCCGAAGTCGACAGTCGACGTTGTCCAGCTTCTGTGCCTGGCTGGTCAAGCGCGAGGTCTTACCAGCGAATCCCATCAGCGGAATGGATCGGCCTCCGCATCGGATCGAGCCGCCTAAGCAGGTGCCGACGCCGGCCCTGATGGATGCATTGATTGAAGCGGCCAGGAAACGGCAGCGGCCTCGTGATGTCGCAATCTTCCTGATTCTGCGTTTCTCGGGGATGCGTCGAGAATCCGTGGCAACCCTCCAAGCCAGACACTTGGATGGGCTCTGGGGATTGCGGCGTGTGCGAGTGAAGGGCGGAAAGACGCGAGACATTCCGTTACCGGAACCTGTCATGCGGTACCTGCATGCGTATGTCGCGCAGGTTCTCACACCGTCCGTCACCACACTCACACCAGAGACGCCGCTCTTTTGGTCCGTGTGGGGTCGCCGGTCCATCGGGAAGCATCGTGCGCCGATGACCGGGAAAAACATCTGGCGGTTGTGCAAACTCTATGGACGGATGATCGGCTATCCCATGTTGAAGCCGCATGATCTGCGCCATGGTGTCGCCATGGAAGTCTTGGAGCGGCGCCACGATCTGGAGCAGGTGCGCGCGCTGCTTGGTCATGCGCGCATCGATACCACGCAGATCTACACGATGATTCGTCCGGCCCAACTGAAGCAAGCGGTGTCGTTTTACGAGGAACCTGCACGGCAGATGCTGGAGAGTGTTCGGAGCGAGGAAGAATCCATGTTCGAGGAACATTCGCATGTTCCTCGAACACGGAGCCTAAAACTTCAATAA
- a CDS encoding Ribonuclease VapC, giving the protein MPQAPVLLDTDILSELLKQHPQVTHRARLYLAEHSRISFSIITRYEILRGLKAKQAHAQEAAFDTLCQGCVILPLTDRVIERAATLYAELYRRGALLPDADLLIAATALDAQLTVVTNNLDHFQRIPNLVVETWKQ; this is encoded by the coding sequence ATGCCTCAGGCTCCCGTGCTCCTCGATACGGATATCCTCTCCGAATTACTCAAGCAACATCCACAGGTCACACACCGGGCACGTCTCTATTTGGCCGAACACAGTCGAATCTCGTTCTCGATCATCACCCGCTACGAAATCCTGCGAGGCCTCAAGGCTAAACAAGCTCACGCGCAAGAGGCCGCTTTTGACACGTTGTGTCAGGGGTGTGTCATTCTCCCCCTGACAGACCGCGTTATTGAACGTGCGGCCACCCTGTACGCAGAACTCTATCGACGTGGCGCACTGCTGCCTGATGCCGATCTGCTCATTGCTGCGACAGCGCTTGACGCGCAACTCACAGTCGTCACGAATAACCTCGACCACTTTCAACGGATTCCGAATTTAGTCGTGGAAACCTGGAAACAGTAA
- a CDS encoding hypothetical protein (conserved protein of unknown function), translating into MKKETLAHSLGQTLSKAFGSKDADQPGDHSDRSLAHALTVLKEMKAAGRTWQEMADRLEREFGTTLEKDQLKALIR; encoded by the coding sequence GTGAAGAAAGAAACGTTGGCCCACAGCCTCGGCCAGACACTCTCCAAGGCCTTTGGGAGCAAGGACGCCGACCAACCAGGAGATCACAGCGACCGCTCCCTGGCACACGCCCTCACCGTGCTCAAGGAGATGAAAGCCGCGGGACGAACCTGGCAGGAGATGGCCGACCGGCTGGAACGGGAATTTGGGACCACGCTGGAGAAAGACCAACTGAAGGCGCTTATCCGATAA
- a CDS encoding hypothetical protein (conserved protein of unknown function), with protein MTDIPKPTVQAFLVCDQVIEDSLTKKKSLIGIFTHLQAPSFPFQHQQVGLYFCLTDAEGLYHFDIDLIYLNAEQLVCRATLPNIDIVDRLQISDFGINVPLLIFPAPGRYEFRLRMEGHLIAQKDFSVMPPPDHSAAEPST; from the coding sequence ATGACTGACATTCCAAAACCTACCGTGCAAGCCTTCCTCGTCTGCGACCAGGTCATCGAAGACAGTTTAACGAAAAAGAAAAGTTTGATCGGAATTTTCACCCACCTTCAGGCGCCTTCATTTCCTTTTCAGCATCAACAGGTGGGACTCTACTTCTGCCTAACCGACGCAGAGGGCCTGTATCATTTCGATATCGACTTGATCTATCTCAACGCGGAGCAACTTGTCTGCCGGGCTACCCTTCCCAACATCGACATCGTCGATCGGCTCCAGATTTCGGACTTCGGAATCAACGTTCCCCTGCTCATTTTTCCCGCGCCGGGGCGATATGAATTTCGGCTGCGCATGGAAGGCCATCTCATCGCACAAAAGGATTTCAGCGTCATGCCGCCACCGGACCATTCCGCTGCTGAACCATCCACGTAA
- a CDS encoding hypothetical protein (conserved protein of unknown function), giving the protein MTQLASWRPEMAAQVEQIVTNVIELADTDTLDLQPSRAVVQEVLDFLDERQAG; this is encoded by the coding sequence ATGACGCAGCTCGCCTCCTGGCGTCCTGAGATGGCCGCTCAAGTGGAGCAAATCGTGACGAACGTGATCGAACTGGCCGACACCGACACCCTAGATCTACAGCCTTCGCGAGCCGTCGTACAGGAGGTGCTCGATTTCCTCGATGAACGCCAAGCGGGGTGA
- a CDS encoding transposase translates to MAKSKTERGRFSSRKKMEVVLRVLRGDDLDVVSREAGITAATVSEWRDQFVASGQAGLKSRAAEGRDDELVRLKALVGDLTMRLELSREAVQRLRGGVPLATGRSTR, encoded by the coding sequence ATGGCGAAATCGAAAACAGAGCGAGGCCGGTTTTCCTCGCGCAAGAAGATGGAGGTGGTGCTGCGCGTGCTGCGTGGCGACGATCTCGATGTGGTCTCGCGGGAAGCCGGGATCACCGCCGCGACGGTGTCAGAGTGGCGGGACCAGTTCGTGGCCAGTGGACAGGCCGGGTTGAAGAGCCGGGCCGCCGAGGGCCGCGACGACGAACTCGTGCGGCTGAAGGCCTTGGTCGGAGATTTGACGATGCGGCTGGAATTGTCGAGGGAGGCGGTCCAGCGGCTACGAGGTGGCGTCCCTTTGGCCACCGGGAGGTCGACGCGATGA
- a CDS encoding hypothetical protein (conserved protein of unknown function), whose translation MKGTFHDHRVSVRELAALLRVSTDTIRRAYRRGDLPAIRAKTALRFDLEEVHRLMQRQAEAYRSARRCAASGARRLPIKAQPPPSQTGALFPDTKS comes from the coding sequence ATGAAAGGGACATTCCACGATCACCGCGTGTCGGTTCGAGAGTTGGCTGCACTCTTGCGGGTCAGCACCGATACGATTCGACGGGCCTACCGGAGAGGAGACCTCCCCGCGATCCGAGCCAAAACCGCGCTTCGGTTTGACCTGGAGGAAGTCCACCGCCTGATGCAACGTCAGGCCGAGGCCTATCGGAGCGCCCGGCGATGCGCCGCAAGCGGCGCACGCCGATTGCCCATCAAGGCACAGCCCCCGCCTAGTCAAACGGGGGCGCTATTTCCAGACACCAAATCATGA
- a CDS encoding HTH-like domain-containing protein (modular protein), with product MSHATSPSTHRRYGVVRVCQEWDLSRSTFYAQPGRRVSPPREPAKRGPKTAYTDEVLTGHIRQVLAASPFLGEGHRKVWARLRAQGIRTSKPRVLRLMRQAHLLAPTRVARVVGPRVHDGTITTERPNQMWGTDATSTVTQQDGLVTVFVGIDHCTLEGIGIHAARRATRFEALEPIRQGVRQQFGTFAAGRATGVQVRHDHGSQYMSDDFQTELRFLGITSSPAFVRAPEGNGVAERFIRTLKEQLLWVRTFQTVEDLRRALHDWLRLYNEQWLVERHGFRSPTQVRRDLLAPSEAA from the coding sequence ATGAGCCACGCCACGTCACCTTCCACGCATCGACGGTATGGTGTGGTCCGGGTCTGTCAGGAATGGGACCTGAGTCGGTCCACCTTTTATGCCCAGCCGGGCCGTCGCGTCTCACCGCCCCGTGAGCCGGCGAAACGGGGCCCGAAGACGGCATACACCGACGAGGTGCTCACCGGGCACATTCGGCAGGTGCTGGCCGCCTCGCCGTTTCTCGGGGAAGGGCACCGCAAAGTCTGGGCACGGCTGCGGGCGCAAGGCATTCGTACGTCCAAACCGCGTGTCCTCCGGCTCATGCGGCAGGCTCATCTCTTGGCACCCACTCGGGTGGCCCGCGTCGTGGGACCGCGGGTCCACGACGGGACGATCACGACCGAGCGTCCGAATCAGATGTGGGGCACCGATGCGACCAGCACGGTGACGCAGCAGGATGGACTGGTCACGGTCTTCGTCGGCATTGATCATTGCACCCTCGAAGGGATCGGCATCCATGCGGCGAGGCGCGCCACTCGCTTCGAGGCGTTGGAGCCGATTCGTCAGGGCGTGCGTCAGCAGTTCGGCACGTTCGCGGCCGGCCGTGCGACGGGCGTGCAAGTGCGGCATGATCACGGCAGTCAGTATATGAGTGACGATTTTCAGACGGAACTCCGATTCCTGGGCATCACGTCGAGTCCAGCATTCGTGCGCGCCCCAGAAGGCAATGGCGTCGCCGAGCGGTTCATTCGCACGCTCAAGGAGCAGCTGTTGTGGGTGCGTACGTTCCAGACCGTCGAGGACCTCCGCCGCGCACTCCACGACTGGCTGCGTCTCTATAATGAGCAGTGGCTCGTCGAGCGGCATGGGTTTCGCTCACCGACCCAGGTGCGGCGAGATCTCCTCGCACCATCGGAGGCCGCGTGA
- a CDS encoding hypothetical protein (conserved protein of unknown function) gives MTCVICKRGEVRAKKVEAEIKIGNDHLLVTVDAEACSQCGEAYYSADIMRRLEQVREDFVRKAITPPAVGRVYQLT, from the coding sequence ATGACATGTGTCATTTGTAAGCGCGGCGAGGTCAGAGCGAAGAAAGTGGAGGCGGAAATCAAGATCGGGAACGATCACCTCCTGGTGACCGTCGACGCCGAGGCTTGTTCGCAATGCGGAGAGGCGTACTACTCCGCCGACATCATGCGTCGATTAGAACAAGTGCGGGAAGACTTTGTGCGCAAAGCGATCACCCCGCCGGCCGTGGGACGGGTATACCAATTAACGTAA